A portion of the Halobacillus ihumii genome contains these proteins:
- the cls gene encoding cardiolipin synthase, whose product MIFLPYVLSVILILNVLLALAIIFLERRDASSTWAWLMVLLFIPIAGFFLYLVFGRKLSKKEIFTWDKKSRLGLLTAVQDQLRSIKDHTLKVYHEDIVPYEDLIYMQLKNNDALLTQNNEVEIFTDGQKKFHALLEDLEQAQEHIHLLYYIVRDDQLGQRLADVLVRKAEQNVEVKLLYDDMGSRKLGRKYIRRIEEAGGMVESFFPPLIPKLNMKINYRNHRKLAIIDGKIGYIGGFNIGDEYLGYSKRFGYWRDTHVRLVGGAVNNMQTRFILDWNHASRDDIFYDERYFQADGEGDVGVQIISSGPDSDWEQIKNGYIKMIMSAKEYVYIQTPYFIPDDSLLDAMRIAVLSGVDVRIMIPNKPDHPFVYWATYSNIGELLKAGATVYIYQKGFLHAKTLVVDGNIASVGTANIDVRSFRLNFEVNAFLYHPKIAHVLADRFHEDITDSTELTFKLYKNRSTWVKFKEAIARLLSPIL is encoded by the coding sequence GTGATTTTTCTCCCTTACGTGTTAAGTGTAATCCTCATATTGAACGTGCTTTTGGCACTGGCTATTATCTTCCTTGAACGCCGGGATGCAAGCTCAACTTGGGCCTGGTTGATGGTTCTCCTCTTTATTCCAATTGCAGGATTTTTTCTGTATTTAGTATTTGGAAGAAAATTAAGTAAAAAAGAAATCTTTACTTGGGATAAGAAGAGTCGTCTAGGGCTTTTGACAGCGGTCCAGGACCAGCTCCGTTCTATTAAGGATCATACGTTAAAAGTTTATCATGAGGATATCGTTCCATATGAAGATTTAATCTATATGCAATTGAAAAATAATGATGCATTGCTCACCCAAAATAATGAGGTTGAGATTTTTACCGATGGGCAGAAAAAATTCCATGCATTACTTGAAGATCTTGAACAAGCACAGGAACACATCCATCTTCTTTACTACATTGTCCGTGATGATCAGTTAGGGCAGCGGCTGGCCGATGTCCTTGTTAGAAAAGCAGAACAAAATGTAGAAGTGAAGCTGTTGTATGATGATATGGGCTCGAGGAAATTAGGACGTAAATATATTAGAAGAATTGAGGAAGCAGGGGGGATGGTGGAGTCCTTCTTCCCGCCGCTGATTCCTAAACTGAATATGAAAATAAATTACCGAAATCACCGTAAGCTGGCCATTATCGATGGGAAGATTGGTTATATCGGCGGGTTTAATATAGGTGATGAATATTTAGGGTATAGTAAACGGTTTGGATACTGGCGAGATACGCACGTTCGTCTGGTAGGCGGGGCTGTTAATAATATGCAGACTCGATTTATTTTAGACTGGAACCATGCCTCAAGGGATGACATTTTCTACGATGAACGCTATTTTCAAGCAGATGGTGAAGGCGATGTGGGTGTCCAAATCATCTCAAGCGGTCCAGATTCAGACTGGGAACAGATCAAGAATGGATATATTAAAATGATTATGTCTGCTAAAGAATATGTCTATATCCAGACACCTTATTTCATTCCTGATGATAGTTTGCTGGATGCCATGAGAATTGCAGTTTTATCAGGTGTTGATGTGCGCATTATGATTCCTAATAAACCAGACCACCCTTTTGTTTATTGGGCCACATATTCCAACATTGGTGAATTGTTAAAGGCTGGAGCTACTGTTTACATTTATCAAAAGGGCTTCTTGCATGCGAAAACCCTTGTAGTGGACGGCAATATCGCTTCAGTGGGTACAGCCAACATCGATGTACGCAGTTTCCGGTTAAATTTTGAAGTAAATGCCTTTTTATATCATCCAAAAATTGCACATGTGTTAGCAGACCGTTTTCATGAAGATATTACCGATTCAACTGAATTGACCTTTAAATTATATAAGAATCGCTCAACGTGGGTTAAATTTAAAGAAGCGATAGCAAGACTGTTATCTCCTATTCTATAG
- a CDS encoding class D sortase → MFKKLALLLLLAGLSIIIYAGNSLYQSSLLQSNALEEAQLLVNQNSNAATSSSSDKGQSDGSSPSIQNKSLDNQRTERLPSNQSIGVLKIPALKAVLPIISGADEDSLEKGVGHVSSTSLPGHNDQIVLSGHRDTVFRRFGQLEAGDDFIIKMADGTYTYQMSHSRIVPAEDRTVIHSTYPEETLVLTTCYPFSFIGNAPKRYIIYAKKMS, encoded by the coding sequence ATGTTTAAAAAACTAGCCTTACTTTTATTGCTGGCTGGACTTTCTATAATCATTTATGCCGGTAACTCCCTGTATCAATCATCACTGCTGCAGTCCAATGCACTTGAAGAAGCCCAGCTGCTCGTTAATCAGAACTCCAATGCAGCAACCAGCTCTTCATCAGACAAAGGACAATCTGATGGTTCTTCACCTTCTATCCAGAATAAAAGCTTAGATAACCAGCGAACCGAGCGCCTTCCCTCAAATCAATCAATTGGTGTTTTGAAAATACCTGCCTTAAAGGCGGTCCTCCCCATCATTTCTGGAGCAGATGAGGATTCTCTTGAAAAAGGAGTAGGCCATGTCTCATCTACCAGTCTCCCTGGTCATAATGACCAAATTGTGCTCTCAGGTCATCGGGACACTGTTTTTCGCCGCTTTGGTCAACTCGAAGCAGGCGATGACTTTATTATCAAAATGGCGGATGGTACGTACACTTATCAAATGAGTCACTCAAGGATTGTACCTGCTGAAGATCGAACAGTCATTCACTCCACCTATCCAGAAGAAACCTTAGTCCTCACAACCTGCTATCCCTTCAGCTTCATCGGAAACGCTCCCAAACGCTATATTATATACGCAAAAAAAATGTCTTAA
- a CDS encoding response regulator transcription factor codes for MDQSIGLVEDDANIRDIVTGYLMKEGFKVKALETAEAAWELFEEEPPDLWVLDLMLPGMDGYEFCKKVRQTSEVPIVIISAKDEEVDKILGLELGGDDYLTKPFSPRELVARVKRHLKRWEVMKPEEEGSSELIQAHELTLNDAERSAYFQGVEIEVTTKEFEMLKILAEQENRAFSREELLVQVWGDDYFGSDRAVDDLVKRLRKKMKDLPLETVWGHGYRLRSNRGSS; via the coding sequence ATGGATCAATCAATTGGCTTAGTCGAAGATGATGCCAATATCCGCGACATTGTCACAGGCTACTTAATGAAAGAAGGGTTTAAAGTCAAGGCACTGGAAACAGCGGAAGCAGCATGGGAACTGTTTGAAGAGGAGCCGCCTGACTTATGGGTGCTTGATCTAATGCTTCCCGGTATGGATGGCTATGAATTTTGTAAAAAAGTAAGACAGACATCAGAGGTGCCGATTGTCATTATTTCAGCGAAGGATGAAGAGGTTGATAAAATTCTAGGCCTTGAGTTAGGCGGCGATGATTATTTAACGAAACCTTTCAGCCCGAGGGAATTGGTTGCACGAGTAAAGCGGCATTTGAAACGATGGGAAGTTATGAAACCAGAGGAGGAAGGTTCATCTGAACTTATTCAAGCTCATGAGCTTACCTTAAATGACGCCGAGCGAAGTGCTTACTTTCAAGGGGTGGAAATTGAGGTGACGACAAAGGAGTTTGAAATGTTAAAGATCCTGGCAGAACAGGAAAACCGTGCTTTTAGCAGGGAGGAACTACTTGTTCAGGTTTGGGGCGATGATTACTTCGGCAGTGACCGGGCCGTCGATGATTTGGTCAAGCGGCTTCGTAAAAAAATGAAAGACCTTCCATTAGAAACGGTCTGGGGACATGGCTATCGATTAAGATCAAATAGGGGGTCATCATGA
- a CDS encoding TasA family protein, with translation MVKTWRRVCAVCFSIMCLLVFSDAVQAAEEEKEINIGTSPETILFEVSNLKPGDTMTREVKISNLGTRDFTYSTISEFTGGSEKLLRALRLKVTDQTGMQVYAGSVMELSELDKRSLKVSGEDQLTLTVKMPFELGNDYQGLAGRFEIRFSADGADNLAGAQNPEKADQPPVGFSGIGLPDTATPLYNILLLGLVMVLMGSGLYVVHYVRNHRTE, from the coding sequence ATGGTAAAAACCTGGAGGCGTGTCTGTGCTGTTTGTTTTTCGATTATGTGTCTACTTGTTTTTTCTGATGCCGTGCAAGCTGCTGAAGAAGAAAAAGAAATAAATATCGGTACATCCCCAGAAACAATTTTGTTTGAGGTAAGTAATCTAAAACCGGGAGATACGATGACGAGAGAAGTGAAGATCTCGAATTTAGGAACTAGGGACTTTACCTATAGCACAATATCTGAATTTACAGGAGGATCAGAAAAATTACTCCGAGCACTACGATTAAAGGTTACGGATCAAACTGGTATGCAAGTATATGCTGGCTCAGTAATGGAATTATCTGAACTGGATAAAAGATCCTTGAAAGTTTCCGGGGAGGACCAATTGACTCTTACAGTGAAGATGCCTTTTGAGTTAGGAAATGACTATCAAGGGCTCGCAGGAAGGTTTGAGATCAGGTTTTCCGCAGACGGAGCTGATAACCTTGCAGGAGCACAAAATCCGGAGAAGGCGGACCAGCCGCCGGTTGGGTTTTCTGGAATCGGACTTCCGGATACAGCCACGCCGCTATATAATATCCTTCTGCTTGGTTTGGTCATGGTCTTGATGGGGTCTGGTTTATATGTCGTTCATTATGTGAGAAATCATAGAACAGAGTAA
- a CDS encoding transcription repressor NadR yields the protein MSESKLKANERRDHILTLLKEQDEPLTGSSIAKEMNVTRQVIVGDVSLLKASGEPIVATSQGYVYLTKMNPAPAYKRTIVCCHSADQTEEELTIMVDHGVKIEDVVVEHPVYGDLTARLNISNRRDVQRFIEQVGSTNAAFLLELTGGIHTHTISADHIEALDEAEQELAEKGILLGK from the coding sequence ATGAGTGAATCTAAGCTGAAAGCAAATGAACGCAGAGATCATATATTAACTTTATTAAAGGAACAGGATGAACCTCTTACAGGAAGTTCCATTGCCAAAGAAATGAACGTGACGAGGCAGGTGATTGTGGGGGATGTTTCCCTGTTAAAAGCTAGTGGCGAGCCCATTGTAGCCACAAGTCAAGGGTATGTTTATTTAACAAAAATGAATCCAGCTCCCGCGTATAAGCGTACAATTGTTTGCTGTCACTCTGCTGATCAAACCGAAGAAGAATTGACGATCATGGTTGATCACGGGGTGAAGATAGAAGATGTAGTCGTAGAGCATCCGGTTTATGGTGATCTAACAGCTCGATTAAACATTTCAAATCGCCGTGATGTTCAACGCTTTATAGAGCAGGTCGGCTCCACAAATGCAGCATTTTTACTTGAATTGACAGGCGGAATTCATACACATACTATCTCGGCAGACCATATCGAAGCGTTAGATGAAGCAGAACAGGAACTTGCTGAGAAGGGGATTTTATTAGGAAAATGA
- a CDS encoding sensor histidine kinase — protein sequence MRLLYQLNAAFTAIIIIIMSLTAFFIYSLLMDLLVQDELRQLEGRAEVLRNIANEQNPSERVAQLSQFIQDSNFPIVLFDRYGEEVLFSTLPAETAQKWVENYDGDLIEEEVWEGHQGESYVVYDLGFAPSRSGMILVIATPLDDLQVVQTIFAGRMIGVFFIGLMLAIIMGYFLTKKLVTPLTRLKQEVKKIEKRQFSQVQPVKSSGEIKEVEQSVRQMAHELERYITSQKQFFQNASHELKTPLMSIQGYAEGIRDGVFEKDAADKGLTVIVSETERLKKIVNEMILLAKLDSDEDVYHPQATNVIDVITQAKDRLVPLAKERDIELRLESDEAFHTFVDRERILQALINMIGNGIRHANHEVILRSYVEGDVLRILVTDDGDGIPEELLPQLFERFIKGKQGETGLGLAISRAIVQRSGGTIHAYNNKEQNGATFEMKLTKRMSSLRSDIIEEGNDSRKKERDDNGSETLH from the coding sequence ATGAGGCTCCTTTATCAGCTCAATGCAGCATTTACTGCGATTATAATTATCATAATGTCGCTTACGGCTTTCTTCATCTATTCTTTGTTAATGGACTTGCTTGTGCAGGATGAATTAAGACAGCTGGAAGGGCGCGCTGAAGTACTAAGAAATATTGCCAATGAGCAGAATCCGTCAGAGCGAGTGGCACAACTGTCGCAATTTATTCAGGACAGTAATTTTCCTATAGTGTTATTTGATCGTTACGGAGAAGAAGTCTTATTCAGTACACTTCCAGCTGAAACCGCTCAAAAATGGGTTGAAAATTATGACGGCGATCTCATTGAGGAAGAAGTGTGGGAAGGTCATCAAGGTGAAAGTTATGTTGTATATGATTTAGGTTTTGCGCCTAGCAGGAGCGGGATGATCTTAGTGATTGCGACTCCGCTGGATGATTTGCAAGTTGTACAAACTATATTTGCAGGGCGAATGATTGGTGTCTTCTTTATAGGATTGATGCTTGCCATCATTATGGGTTACTTTTTAACTAAAAAACTCGTAACTCCGCTTACGCGTTTGAAGCAAGAAGTGAAGAAAATTGAGAAGCGGCAGTTTTCTCAAGTTCAGCCGGTAAAATCGAGTGGTGAAATAAAAGAGGTTGAACAGAGCGTTCGTCAAATGGCTCATGAATTGGAACGTTATATTACCTCACAAAAGCAGTTTTTCCAAAACGCTTCCCATGAATTAAAAACCCCGTTGATGTCCATTCAAGGATATGCGGAAGGGATACGTGACGGAGTTTTTGAAAAGGATGCAGCTGATAAAGGGCTGACGGTTATTGTAAGTGAGACAGAACGTCTAAAAAAGATTGTAAATGAAATGATCTTGTTAGCGAAACTTGATAGCGATGAAGATGTGTATCACCCGCAAGCAACAAATGTGATTGATGTCATTACGCAAGCGAAGGATCGCTTAGTCCCCCTTGCAAAGGAAAGGGATATCGAATTACGCCTCGAATCAGATGAGGCATTTCATACGTTTGTGGACAGAGAACGCATTCTTCAGGCCTTAATTAATATGATTGGAAACGGAATTCGTCATGCCAATCATGAAGTTATTCTGCGTTCATACGTTGAAGGAGATGTACTGCGAATTCTGGTGACGGATGATGGAGATGGTATACCAGAAGAGCTTCTGCCGCAACTGTTTGAACGGTTTATTAAAGGGAAACAAGGGGAAACGGGGCTAGGATTGGCCATTTCCCGGGCGATTGTCCAGCGCAGCGGTGGAACAATCCATGCCTATAATAATAAGGAGCAAAACGGGGCAACCTTTGAAATGAAATTAACAAAAAGGATGTCATCATTGAGAAGTGATATAATAGAGGAAGGGAACGATTCCAGAAAGAAAGAGAGGGATGACAATGGAAGCGAAACCTTGCATTGA
- a CDS encoding S1C family serine protease, which yields MNDENNKKTKQHYKRSGLAYGVLGAIIAVFFITTVFQWQGISININTSKPTAQADELQLGKTQEAVTQAVDETEESVVAVSNIQESPRGLQKAGTGSGVIYKKDGDQAYIVTNHHVVANASEIEVILSDGTKVKAELKGSDPLTDLAVLQIDSEHVEGVAELGSSEDVEVGQTAIAIGNPLGMEFAGSVTKGIVSGLNRDIPVDINGDQQPDWQTEVIQTDAAINPGNSGGALVNLQGEVIGINSMKIAKKEVEGIGFAIPMSVVKPVIKDLESQGSVQRPYMGVSLKDVSEVPSPILERELNLPGSVQHGVIVAGVEQGTPAADANLQKYDVITKIDDEKVKSLMSLRQYLYKEAKIGEQVEMTVYRNGEPMKVSLELSSR from the coding sequence ATGAATGATGAGAACAATAAAAAAACCAAACAGCACTACAAACGATCCGGTTTAGCTTATGGAGTATTAGGAGCTATTATAGCCGTGTTTTTTATAACAACTGTATTCCAATGGCAGGGGATCTCGATAAACATCAATACGAGTAAACCTACTGCCCAGGCTGATGAGTTACAGCTAGGTAAAACTCAGGAAGCCGTAACGCAGGCTGTCGATGAAACAGAAGAGTCTGTTGTAGCTGTAAGCAATATTCAGGAAAGTCCCCGCGGTTTACAAAAAGCCGGCACTGGATCTGGGGTCATATACAAGAAAGACGGCGATCAAGCTTATATTGTGACCAACCATCATGTGGTAGCCAATGCTTCTGAAATTGAAGTGATTTTAAGTGATGGTACAAAAGTAAAAGCCGAATTGAAAGGCAGTGACCCACTAACAGACCTAGCCGTTTTACAAATAGATAGCGAACATGTTGAAGGGGTTGCAGAACTAGGGTCATCCGAAGACGTAGAGGTTGGCCAAACAGCCATAGCAATCGGTAACCCGCTTGGCATGGAATTCGCTGGTTCAGTCACTAAAGGAATTGTCAGTGGTCTTAACCGTGATATTCCAGTAGATATTAACGGAGACCAACAGCCAGACTGGCAAACCGAAGTGATTCAAACCGATGCTGCTATTAACCCAGGAAATAGCGGCGGGGCACTGGTTAATCTTCAAGGTGAAGTCATAGGAATTAATTCTATGAAGATCGCTAAAAAAGAAGTAGAAGGCATCGGCTTCGCTATTCCGATGAGTGTGGTCAAACCAGTAATTAAAGACCTAGAATCTCAAGGAAGCGTGCAGCGACCTTACATGGGTGTATCCCTGAAGGATGTAAGTGAAGTTCCGAGTCCCATTCTTGAAAGAGAATTGAACTTGCCAGGCAGCGTCCAGCATGGTGTTATTGTTGCCGGTGTAGAGCAGGGGACTCCTGCAGCTGATGCTAATCTACAAAAGTATGACGTGATTACAAAGATTGACGACGAGAAAGTAAAATCGCTCATGAGTTTACGCCAATACCTATATAAGGAAGCTAAGATTGGCGAACAGGTAGAAATGACCGTTTACCGAAATGGTGAACCAATGAAAGTTTCACTCGAACTTTCCTCCCGATAA